The genomic interval NNNNNNNNNNNNNNNNNNNNNNNNNNNNNNNNNNNNNNNNNNNNNNNNNNNNNNNNNNNNNNNNNNNNNNNNNNNNNNNNNNNNNNNNNNNNNNNNNNNNNNNNNNNNNNNNNNNNNNNNNNNNNNNNNNNNNNNNNNNNNNNNNNNNNNNNNNNNNNNNNNNNNNNNNNNNNNNNNNNNNNNNNNNNNNNNNNNNNNNNNNNNNNNNNNNNNNNNNNNNNNNNNNNNNNNNNNNNNNNNNNNNNNNNNNNNNNNNNNNNNNNNNNNNNNNNNNNNNNNNNNNNNNNNNNNNNNNNNNNNNNNNNNNNNNNNNNNNNNNNNNNNNNNNNNNNNNNNNNNNNNNNNNNNNNNNNNNNNNNNNNNNNNNNNNNNNNNNNNNNNNNNNNNNNNNNNNNNNNNNNNNNNNNNNNNNNNNNNNNNNNNNNNNNNNNNNNNNNNNNNNNNNNNNNNNNNNNNNNNNNNNNNNNNNNNNNNNNNNNNNNNNNNNNatatatatatatatatatatatatatatatatatatatatataaagagagagagagaggggggaccagtcaagcagcacatcacgctgtaattcttaATAGAATTGAATTTGATGAGATGCATTTTGGCTTTGTTCTATTAAGTACTACTGATACTATCTTCCTAGTGAGATGGCTGTAGGATAAGTATTTACCCAAAAGTAAACCATTCTACTTgacatctggtggtcaatgtggaaatgAAGGGTAGATAAGTGGTTGGCAACGGCCATCCAAGTCATGTACCGGTACACTATCATATCAGTAAGGTGGAAATTGGCAATGAATATAGCTACAAATTTAGTTTGCAGATAgttcagttctcagccccctTTTGTTTATCATAGTTCTTCAGACCACAACAGAAATTTCAGACTTATTGCCTTTGGGAGTCATTATATGCCAATGACTTTGTTCTCATAATGGAATTTAGAGTAGAATTAGGAAAGAAATTCCAAGTGTAGAAGCAAAACCTGAAATGAAAGGGCCTTAAAATTGACTTACCTAAAGCCtgagttctagtaagtaggaagacaGACAAGACTCCCCCCCACTTCAGGTGAATTACCCTGcttaatatgtaggaaaggaaTAGCAAGAATTCTATGcagtgtacccagtgtaagcagGGACACGTAAGAACTGCAGTGGTAATGCAGGAAGATtatcagagaaagtagtgtttgtatgtggtggATGTGCaagaacaataaacactaagaacatacaggaaattgattttctcaaatgccttgGCAGTTtcctagaggtagtagatagtttcagTTATCTAAATAATCTAATTTACAGTAAAGGAATTTTTGTTTGGGAAGTATAATTGTTGGAATAAGAATAGGgtgaagaaagttcagagagctgttagagctgttggcaacaaaagatCTCTCTCAGTGTGGGAGGCAGATtgtgtgatgtttgtgtatgaacagcagtggtagtgagacatgggtcaTAAATGCAGAGAACATGCAaaaactagagaggaatgaagctagtatacttCGTTGAATATGCAACATCAGTGCATGTACCACAAAATGCTGAGTGGAATtagatgtaatgtgcaagagagaacactgtgctggtttggtcagtTGATGCAGATGGGTGAAaggcagctgcataaagaagtgctggtcCTAAAGTGGAATAGGGAGGCCCTGGAAAATCTGGGTGAAGGCAGATCTCAAGATGTTGAACCCTACAGAAGAGTGAAAATCTATTATAATAATGAGCCTATTGGTAAGTTTGTCCAAAATCACGCAATGAGGAAATAGCAGTGTaagtaagagtaaaaaaaagagaagagacaaaatggtaataacagtgagagagggagtgatatCATGCAGcacctctcgctttctctctctcaacaaaaACCTTTTCACTTTATTGATAAACGCTGCCTCCTTTCTCTAtctacagactcacacacacacactctctctctttttcacctcctctctctctctttttcgcctcctttctctctctcttttgccccctctctctctctttcgcccccctctctcttttttactctttctctcaacAACATTTTCATTCGACaaacgctgattttttttctggtagacattaataacaatatataagtaaataagatTTTTGCACCTCAAAATTATTATGTATCTCTATGGATACTTGACTGTTCTGGAATATTTTCTGCTTAAAAATTTGCAAAGTTAATAGAATATAAGTTAAGTCAATAAGTAGTAATTTTTAAGTCatagaattaaaatattgtttatcgaAAGAAAGCTTGATaatgttgtctgtttaaagaaagctaaatataaaaggaaggtaattataaatatttacagatacTTGTTGATACcgtgatgtttgtaaatatttatgaactagcagtataacccgacgttgtccgggtgtgacttatgccatctacgataagtcttgctaggtgacaATCAACTAAAAaggaaagccttacaacgaaaaaacccttatgatgtaaatatgttcataattcaaaagacgatgaaattaggctgttttgcgtaaaattattaagcgtatgtaaatttcatccgtctaattggctatagaaatgcttgtgcaaaaaaACTTTTCgggctgccctgattatacatagctgGGTAATCCCTTTTTGCAGGAGCTAGGacagcaatttgtgatgaaggaattgctggcgatctgttgctacacagttttgccagaattctatcagattgggcagaagatgttgatgcaccattttgcattatgttcaaagtagcttctggaatgtggtgaattgctgcagtctgttgctgtcattttaaacctcttctttggaggcataatctatgtatatattaaacagaacaacaaaagttataaaagatggcagggtcggtacttttcacatatctgtaatttttcagattaatacccgcacaattacccaaccctaatcctaaacctaatcctaacactaaccctaacactaaccctaaccctgaccctaaaactgtaaccgtaatactaatcctaaccctaacctgatcctaaaaccctaacctgatcctaaaaccctaaccctaacaccctagtgaaaatcgtggtatatttacaaaacattgacgagcATGAGttgtattttactgaatgattgtgtacttgcacgtgtatgcgtttgagagagcgagagaggaagaggtatagagagggggagaaaggaataaaggtagttaaaagttttcttatgacggcttctcttcactgcctattacttcattagaaatctaaggatgcacataatagagaaaaatgaaacaaatatggacgacttgctctgAAACACCActgagtggggaacacttctcaaaaataacctgcatttgtttccttcaaaattcctacatgctcgaaatgtacatacatNNNNNNNNNNNNNNNNNNNNNNNNNNNNNNNNNNNNNNNNNNNNNNNNNNNNNNNNNNNNNNNNNNNNNNNNNNNNNNNNNNNNNNNNNNNNNNNNNNNNNNNNNNNNNNNNNNNNNNNNNNNNNNNNNNNNNNNNNNNNNNNNNNNNNNNNNNNNNNNNNNNNNNNNNNNNNNNNNNNNNNNNNNNNNNNNNNNNNNNNNNNNNNNNNNNNNNNNNNNNNNNNNNNNNNNNNNNNNNNNNNNNNNNNNNNNNNNNNNNNNNNNNNNNNNNNNNNNNNNNNNNNNNNNNNNNNNNNNNNNNNNNNNNNNNNNNNNNNNNNNNNNNNNNNNNNNNNNNNNNNNNNNNNNNNNNNNNNNNNNNNNNNNNNNNNNNNNNNNNNNNNNNNNNNNNNNNNNNNNNNNNNNNNNNNNNNNNNNNNNNNNNNNNNNNNNNNNNNNNNNNNNNNNNNNNNNNNNNNNNNNNNNNNNNNNNNNNNNNNNNNNNNNNNNNNNNNNNNNNNNNNNNNNNNNNNNNNNNNNNNNNNNNNNctttctctctctctctctctttctctctctctctctctctctctttctctctctctctctctcttgtactctTACTCTCtgtattatatgttgagcgcgtgtgtaagaacgccgttccaggtagaagggaagaaatataaaagttgctagaaacaacagccaaatctcccttaaatcacacaaagtaaacggaatttaaaaaatcaaattactgcactggaaagttcacatcgagaaaattccattgatgtaaaaaattttacgtaaaagtggaaaatgtggatttctatacacttttaaaaaggtttcacacagacacacaacttcagctttatattaagaTGAAGAATTTTGCTAAGGCAGTGAAGTTTGTCTTCAAGACCTTTTTCTGTTTCTGTCGGTAAAGAGAGTgaggacagacagatagaggctGAGAATGTGTAGACGTtgctggaaaaaaataataacagagtCTCTGTATATGCTGTTAATGTAATCCTGTGTAATTTTGGACTTTGTATtgttacatatagaaatataagcaaactaatgtacacacagaaatatatatgttctgtTGTATTAAATATACTCATCCACATTCTATGGAGAATGAATCAGACAGAAGGTGACGGTTAGCCAGAGAAAGACAAAGGCAAAGAACAGTCAGTCTCACTCAGGACGAACTGGATGCAAGAAGATTAAGCAATACATTAAGGTTATTAAATCAATCACAAGAAGTGAGACGAGAGATGAGCGCAAGAAGGCGTCAAAATGAAAAGGAGCACCTAATTGCACAAAGGAGAGAtatccaaagagagagagagcagcacaAAAGCGCCAAGATGAGGAAAGAATATCTAAGAACGAGCGCATTGCAAAGGTGACAAGATGAAATGGAAGAAACACAAGCAGCACAaaggagagaaattgagagagaacaTTGAGGAGAAGAATGGAAGAATAATAGTTAATACTGAAATGGACCATCCAAAACAAGGTGACCCCATTGCTAGTAGGGTTGTCACTAGAAATGTGGTGTTGAAGCAATTACTGAGATAAAAgttgtaatgttttattttaattttattttctatatcattttCTTGCCATCATTTCTGATGGCATGGGTACACTAGTAACTAACATAATTGGTGACTTACTGTGCTCAAGAAGACATTCTTTGTAGGCTTGTAACCCATTCTGCCCTATGAAGCATTTCCTCACATTCCATTTCCTAACACCTAGCCTGCCATCACTCCTTTAATCAGCAGCTGTAATCTCTTGAGAGCAGACTCAACACATATTAGTCCCTTATCAACCTTTGCACTACCAGTTATCTCCTTCCTTATTTTTACCAATCACCTTCATTCTGTGCCATCAGatatttctcttcttcatcaTACTCTATCTTAACACCTCATATATTTGCAACTCCCTTCCATATCCACTTTCATGTCCAGCTCATTGTAGACACCCTTATGAACCCCTAACATCTCCCTCTGCTGCTCCTACACATTGCACATTATATATCTCTACCTTCTGCTCTAACCTTCTTCCCGAGCCACTGCTATCTCTCACCATACCTCCTCTCTATACTGATACTAACCATCAACTGCATATCCATATTTGCTCATCATTCAATACATACTCCTCTAACCCTATCTCTCCTCTCACACTCATATCAAACTATCCACCTTTTCCCCCTGAACCAATGGCCATATCTTTTCTTACACTCTGCTTGTACTTTGTGTTTGCTATAGCACCCCATTGCTACCATCTTCATCTTCTCTCCAGGTACTACTACTCACTCTTATATAATATGGAATAACCATGTATCTCTGCACAGCCTTGTGGCTCACCAGATCCTGCCAAAttgtccagtccatgccagcatgggaaaggacattaaatgatgacaatatatgagggtaggctgaaaagttcataggttgactatGAAGGGGTGATGCaaaagctgtgaaatcttgcatgcattaatttcaactcttattaatatctgcattgtttctttctaggtgaactgacatctgactgttcaaagaacacttcgaaagtaactagtagtgacttctcttgaaaatggacaaaatttggcattgtgatgttatcaagtacctgcataaaaagggtttagccccccaATGACATTCATGCTTACGTTGCTTACATGGTTGTTACACTAAGGGATTATGCTCCATCTTTATCAACTTTGGAAAAGTGGGCGACCTAATTTAGGAGGGGAatggagagtcttgaagatgacccaaggtctggctgtcttgcaactgccaccaccaaggaaagcattgattgtgttcaccacatgatgATGAATGAAAGGAGATTGATTATAAATTAAATAGCCAATTCTATTGGCATAttccatgagagagttgagaatattttgcacaatgaacttggtatgATGAAAGTTTCTGCTTGGTaggtgccatgtcttctgacacctaaTCAAAAGCGCACCAAGTTGATAACATCCCAATAAAATCTGACAAATGTTTGAGGCAGATCTAGCtagtttccttgaacatttcctaacccCAAGATGaatgttgggttcatcactttgaaccagagacaaagagataatccATTCAaaggaaacacccctcctcacttACTCCAAAGGATGCCAAAGTTATGTCATCTGCAGAGAAGGTGTTGACCTCAATTttgggggatgcaaaaggcattgtgtttattgattatcttcagaagggccacaccatcaatagaCTGTGCTATgctaacttgctgaggcagttaggAATGGATGTCAAGACCAAACGCCctggaaaactgacaaaaggggttTTGTTTCATGAAGATAATGCCCCAGCACagaagtccttggtttcaatggctggtgTGCATCACTGTGACTTTGAGCTAGCTGATCACCCTCCATAtactcctgatttggccccatctgactattatCTTTTCCCCAAcgtgaaaaaacacttggcttgggaaccagtatcacagtaatgtcttattgctgttgatgacttttttgattaacaggatgaaagcttcttcagcAATGGGATCCAAATACTGGAACACTGATGgtagaagtgtgtggactgcaagggggAGGCTATGTTGAAAAATAGACCTTATTTGGTCGCATTCCATGGGAATAatcttagtcagcctatgaactttttagTCAACCCTCGTATACACTTTCCATTTGTGTGAAATATTTATGTAGTTTTCTTTTGGCCAGCTGCTGTAATCCTAATACTCATTAAGTATTGCATACAATGTCAGTCAGTCTAGTGTGGTAATTTAAAAACAGTGGTTAGTCTGTTTGCTCCAAATAGAGAGAATGTAGAAACTCATTGCTACAATATATATGATTCTGGGACTTTACACATTAGTAAAAACTTGGGATTATTTCAGTtgatggtgcttttttttttaaatttaatttttattttatataatcacAAGAAACATTACAAACAATTTTTGTTAAACACTATGTACAACTTGTGTACAAGTCAGAAGCTGAaaccatataaatattataaaaacaaagGAACTAATTTCTGTAACTTATGTATCTGCAGTAAATATTACATTTTCTGACTATCTCTGtggctatttttatttttgctctttcttttaataatatgTGCTGAGTCTCAgctattaaaaatatcaatgctTCAAATATTgacaacgtttatatatatattttgagttttTAGAGTTAAATGTTGTAAAGACTAAAAATAGGATATCTAGTGGAGACATGTTAGGTATGATGTTGCTTATCTCAGATGAACTTTGATTAATCTAACATATTCTAATTTTACATCGAAAATACGTATTTTGAACTACATTATACACCTTGTTTCTTTCAgtaagatttaactgctatttcttggctgttaatcatcatcatcatacgtccattgtccatgctggcatgggttggatggtttgattgggctggcacactggaaagctgtgccaggatccagtctgatttagcatggttttctacggctggatgctcttcctaacgccagccactatgagagtgtaatgggtgcttttacatgccaccatcatAGGTGCCATCTGCATGACACCAGTCACTTTGCTTCCGTCAGGCTCCAACTTTATTCTAACCATCGCAGAGAGTCTCTAAGTCAAGGGACGTAACTCTGTGCAACTCCATTTTTCACTTCACAGTTGTTGATGCTACAAaggacatcatcattatcatcatcaacgtttaacgtccgctttccatgctagcatgggttggacgatgtgactgaggactggtgaaccagatggctacaccaggctccaatctgatcaggcagagtttctacagctggatgcccttcctaacgccaaccagtccgagagtgtagtgggtgcttttacatgccaccggcattaAGGCcaatcaggaggtactggcaatggccacactcgaaatggtgtattttacgtgccacctgcacaggagccagtccagcagtactggcaacgaactcgctcgaatgtcttttcacgtgccactggcacaagtgccaggatggcgatgttggtaacggtcacgctcaaatggtgctatttacgtgccaccggcacgaaagccagacagctggtgctctggcaacgatcacgcccGGACTGtactcttagtgatttactggtactggcGCCAacacgatttcactttcacttgccccaacaggtcttcgcaagccgagtttagtgttcaatgaagacgttggcatTGGTgacagtctacaaatttagttcgatttcgatttcacttgcctcaacaggtcttcgcaggcggagtttagtgtccaaagaaggaatgttacgcataaNNNNNNNNNNNNNNNNNNNNNNNNNNNNNNNNNNNNNNNNNNNNNNNNNNNNNNNNNNNNNNNNNNNNNNNNNNNNNNNNNNNNNNNNNNNNNNNNNNNNNNNNNNNNNNNNNNNNNNNNNNNNNNNNNNNNNNNNNNNNNNNNNNNNNNNNNNNNNNNNNNNNNNNNNNNNNNNNNNNNNNNNNNNNNNNNNNNNNNNNNNNNNNNNNNNNNNNNNNNNNNNNNNNNNNNNNNNNNNNNNNNNNNNNNNNNNNNNNNNNNNNNNNNNNNNNNNNNNNNNNNNNNNNNNNNNNNNNNNNNNNNNNNNNNNNNNNNNNNNNNNNNNNNNNNNNNNNNNNNNNNNNNNNNNNNNNNNNNNNNNNNNNNNNNNNNNNNNNNNNNNNNNNNNNNNNNNNNNNNNNNNNNNNNNNNNNNNNNNNNNNNNNNNNNNNNNNNNNNNNNNNNNNNNNNNNNNNNNNNNNNNNNNNNNNNNNNNNNNNNNNNNNNNNNNNNNNNNNNNNNNNNNNNNNNNNNNNNNNNNNNNNNNNNNNNNNNNNNNNNNNNNNNNNNNNNNNNNNNNNNNNNNNNNNNNNNNNNNNNNNNNNNNNNNNNNNNNNNNNNNNNNNNNNNNNNNNNNNNNNNNNNNNNNNNNNNNNNNNNNNNNNNNNNNNNNNNNNNNNNNNNNNNNNNNNNNNNNNNNNNNNNNNNNNNNNNNNNNNNNNNNNNNNNNNNNNNNNNNNNNNNNNNNNNNNNNNNNNNNNNNNNNNNNNNNNNNNNNNNNNNNNNNNNNNNNNNNNNNNNNNNNNNNNNNNNNNNNNNNNNNNNNNNNNNNNNNNNNNNNNNNNNNNNNNNNNNNNNNNNNNNNNNNNNNNNNNNNNNNNNNNNNNNNNNNNNNNNNNNNNNNNNNNNNNNNNNNNNNNNNNNNNNNNNNNNNNNNNNNNNNNNNNNNNNNNNNNNNtttatccttggctaggtatttcttctgcagctgtcttaccagaaatatagcatcagtggtgcttttccctggcacgaacccaaactgcatctcatctaaactgactcactccctaattagttgggctatgaccctctccatgactttcattacctgatccaacaacttgatacctctgtaattatttgtatctaaggcgtcacctttacttttgtaacagttgactatagtgctgctacaccagtcattgggtatgactccttcgtgtatcacctggttaacaatatgggtgactaggctatagctgacacggccagatattttgagcatctctgcagtgatttctGATTGGGCAACAAATAAACCAGTTTGTAAATGATTGCATCATTGGATACAGTTGCACAACAGACCAATCACTAATTTAATGCAAGAATTACATGGGAGAGGAGCATCTATACCGTTTAAGTTTAATAAAGTGTGAGGGTTATGTTCAAATGCACCAGTTTTCTTGTCAAttgctaaaaattataaatataggcACTGTTATGGCTAATCATGTGACTTTGAATTCATTTTCTTTGCTCTAGTCCCTGTTTGACCATTGTGTTGTGCTTGAAATAGGTAGCTCAGTGTGTTGCATAATTGATTATTTTCTATACTTGTCACTGCTTGACCAAATCAAATCTTTGTTGACTTTCTGATTGATCAGtgtaaaattaaacaataaattactttaaaaacaggtatgggttggtaacaggaaaagcACCAAACTGTAAAAGCTATCTCTGAATAACCCACTATCtcacctatgctagcatggaaaaaggatgCTAGACAAACtagaatacacacacgtacacaaatggCAAGCCTTggcacagttttcatctaccaaatctaattTACTGGACATTAGGTAACCCAAAGCTGTTATAGAAGATATTAACCCAAGTTGCAGTGCAATTGAACTCAGACTTTTATGGCTGTAAGGTAAAATctcaaaaaagaaagataagttagataatgtagttccagTACATGATACCAACTAAAAAGACTGGGTAGGAATGTCAACTTGATCATAGAATACGTTTGAAGCTATCCTACATttacatcgtcgtcgtcgttgtcgtcgtttaacgtccgctttccatgctagcatgggttggacgatttgactgagaactggtgaaaccagatggcaacaccaggctccaatctaatttggcagagtttctacagctggatgcccttcctaacgccaaccactcagagagtgtagtgggtgcttttacgtgtcacccgcatgaaggccagtcaggcggtactggcaacggccatgctcatctcgctcgaaaaacctcatgtgtcacccacacaagagccagtccaggggcaccagcaacgatctcgctcgaaaatcctacgacggccccgcacaagagccagttcaggggcactagcaatgatctcgctcaaaagatttcatgtgtcgcctgcacatgagccagtacaggggcactggcaacgatcccactcgaaagatttcatgtgtcacccgcacatgaaaTCTTATActcaagaatatatttacatatattcaagttgacatatttgtttatttactgactggtttgttttttctttttcagatttaccTAAAATGGCACTTCCCCCCTGTCATGTAATGTGTCAGTTTTATGTTCAAGATGGTGAACTATCTTGTCAGATGTATCAACGATCAGCAGATATGGTTTGTAGCCTTgaagaaattgtttctttttcatagaAAACTCACCTGAAGTTTGTAGCCATTTAAAGTATTTCTGTAAGGTAATCCAAGTGCAGACTTGattgtgtggataagaagcttgcaTGTGATCTTCCGTTCAGCCCcaatgcatggcactttgagaAAGAGTTCTATAGCCCTGTGCTGATAAAAGCTTTCTGAATTGATTTGATAAAGGGAAACTGAATGAAgattattgtgtgtgtctgtgtccatcTAGTCTTGATGTCACGCAATGGTTGTAAACAAGAATCACCATTATACaaatgatattgttcattttttgtGGGCATTAAGTGACGATGGTGTGAATAATTTTGATGTTACATCTAACA from Octopus bimaculoides isolate UCB-OBI-ISO-001 chromosome 5, ASM119413v2, whole genome shotgun sequence carries:
- the LOC106877648 gene encoding thymidylate synthase codes for the protein MDVKTKRPGKLTKGVLFHEDNAPAQKSLVSMAGVHHCDFELADHPPYTPDLAPSDYYLFPNCLFTDWFVFSFSDLPKMALPPCHVMCQFYVQDGELSCQMYQRSADMGLGVPFNVASYSLLVYMIAHITGLKPGDFIHTLGDAHVYVNHVEPLKEQLKRTPRALPKLKIKRSVSNIDDFHVDDFEIIDYKPYGKIKMEMAV